A window from Solanum stenotomum isolate F172 chromosome 7, ASM1918654v1, whole genome shotgun sequence encodes these proteins:
- the LOC125871741 gene encoding purine-uracil permease NCS1 has translation MLSKSLMFNLHHPHPHHEIFTKPKNILSLTTSSIPTTLTNSTKILVSQKKLVHTFFNKKCNKNILFPMASSISQFDEFHPDPSLTNDDLKPTSIDQRNFSGWEMASLWIGLVVGVPSYYLAGSLVDLGMSWWQGIAIVVFANLVTLVPLILIGQPGTKFGISFPVLARSSFGIRGAHIPTLLRALVGCGWYGIETWIGGEAIFLLLPKVVKNSSLSQSISWLGTSPLEFACFITFWIAQLAIVWKGIDGIRELEKYSAPILILLTSCLLIWAYVKAGGFGHMLDLSSRITKSEFWSLFFPSLTANIGFWATLALNIPDFTRYAKSQHDQIIGQAGLPIFMGLFTFVGVAVTSSTKVIFGHVISNPITLLGEIGGLFTMVLAIFGISLATITTNIAANVVAPANALVNLSPSRFTFRRGAILTALLGIVCQPWRLLKSSESFVYTWLVGYSALLGPIMGIILVDYYLIQKMNLSIKDLYTLSSNGAYYYSNGYNLAAILALVVGILPVIPGFLQNVGILDSIPKSFAIIYNNAWFFSLFLAGGLYWILSILKKNQKEIDPLLPNTS, from the coding sequence ATGTTGTCCAAATCTCTCATGTTcaatcttcatcatcctcatccCCACCATGAAATTTTCACAAAGCCAAAAAACATACTTTCCCTTACAACATCTTCAATACCAACCACCTTAACCAATAGTACTAAAATTCTTGTTTCACAAAAAAAACTTGTACACacttttttcaacaaaaaatgtAACAAAAACATTCTTTTTCCTATGGCATCATCAATTAGTCAATTTGATGAATTTCACCCTGATCCTAGCCTTACAAATGATGATCTCAAACCTACGTCAATCGATCAACGTAACTTTTCAGGTTGGGAAATGGCTAGTTTATGGATTGGACTAGTTGTTGGTGTGCCCTCATATTATCTAGCTGGTAGTCTAGTTGATCTTGGCATGTCATGGTGGCAAGGTATTGCAATTGTTGTATTTGCCAATTTAGTAACTTTAGTACCACTTATATTAATAGGTCAACCAGGCACAAAATTTGGGATATCATTTCCTGTTTTAGCTAGATCATCATTTGGTATTAGAGGTGCACATATTCCAACACTACTTAGAGCTTTAGTTGGTTGTGGTTGGTATGGTATTGAAACATGGATTGGTGGTGAAgcaatttttctattattacCAAAAGTTGTTAAAAATTCATCTCTGTCACAATCAATATCTTGGCTTGGCACATCACCTCTTGAATTTGCTTGTTTTATAACATTTTGGATAGCACAATTGGCTATTGTGTGGAAAGGGATTGATGGTATTAGAGAATTGGAAAAATACTCTGCTCCAATACTTATTTTACTCACTTCTTGTTTACTAATTTGGGCTTATGTTAAGGCTGGTGGATTTGGTCATATGTTAGATTTATcatcaagaatcacaaaatccgaaTTTTGGTCACTATTTTTCCCATCACTTACTGCAAATATCGGATTTTGGGCTACGTTAGCACTGAACATACCTGATTTTACTAGATATGCCAAGAGCCAACATGATCAAATTATAGGCCAAGCAGGGCTACCAATATTTATGGGGTTGTTTACTTTTGTGGGTGTAGCTGTTACATCATCAACGAAAGTGATTTTTGGTCATGTAATTTCAAATCCCATTACTCTTTTAGGTGAAATTGGTGGATTGTTTACAATGGTTTTAGCTATTTTTGGTATTAGCTTAGCTACAATTACAACAAATATTGCAGCAAATGTTGTCGCGCCGGCTAATGCATTAGTCAATCTTAGTCCTTCAAGATTCACTTTTAGAAGAGGTGCAATTTTAACAGCATTGCTAGGGATTGTTTGTCAACCTTGGAGATTGTTGAAATCAAGTGAAAGTTTTGTGTACACATGGTTAGTTGGATATTCTGCATTATTGGGACCAATTATGGGAATAATTTTGGTTGATTATTACTTAATTCAAAAGATGAATTTGAGTATCAAAGATTTGTACACATTGAGTTCAAATGGTGCATATTATTACTCAAATGGATATAATTTGGCTGCAATTTTGGCTTTGGTTGTTGGGATTTTGCCAGTAATTCCAGGGTTTTTGCAAAATGTTGGGATTTTGGATTCAATTCCAAAATCATTTGCCATTATTTACAACAATGCTTGGTTTTTTAGCTTGTTTTTAGCAGGGGGACTTTATTggattctttcaattttaaagaaaaatcaaaaggaaataGATCCTTTGTTGCCTAATACATCTTAG
- the LOC125871797 gene encoding probable 2-oxoglutarate-dependent dioxygenase SLC1 isoform X2 — protein MSPALAKSSEKLKNEIEDNYHKGVKYLHESGIQKVPKKYIFPISERPNSYTINGNPQVTSKHNLKLPIIDFAQLYGPNRAQVLDSLSYACENYGFFQLINHGISEEVIKGMVDVGGRFFDLPLVEREKYMTTDMTTPVRYGTSFNQTKDGVFCWRDFLKLVCDPLPQVLPHWPSSPSDFREMAVTYSKETKILFIKLVEAILESLGINVAAKNKTQQNDDDEEMLKEFEDGSQLMAVNFYPPCPNPDLTLGMPPHSDYGFLTLLLQDEVECLQVKCNDDWVTIQPIPNAFVVNVGDHLEIFSNGKYESVLHRVLVNSLK, from the exons atgtctcCAGCATTGGCAAAATCTAGTGAAAAACTGAAGAATGAAATTGAAGATAATTATCATAAAGGAGTAAAGTATTTGCATGAAAGTGGAATTCAAAAAGTTCCAAAGAAATACATTTTTCCTATTTCAGAAAGACCAAATTCTTATACTATAAATGGAAATCCACAAGTTACTAGCAAACACAATCTTAAGTTGCCTATCATAGATTTTGCTCAACTCTATGGTCCTAATAGAGCTCAAGTTCTTGATTCACTATCCTATGCTTGTGAAAACTATGGATTTTTTCAG TTGATAAACCATGGAATTTCAGAAGAGGTAATAAAAGGTATGGTGGATGTTGGAGGAAGGTTTTTTGATCTTCCATTAGTAGAAAGGGAAAAGTACATGACAACAGACATGACAACACCAGTTAGATATGGAACAAGTTTTAATCAAACAAAAGATGGTGTCTTTTGTTGGAGGGACTTTCTCAAGTTGGTTTGTGACCCTCTTCCTCAAGTCCTTCCTCATTGGCCTTCTTCTCCCTCTGATTTTAG GGAAATGGCAGTTACATACTCAAAAGAGACCAAAATCTTATTTATAAAGTTGGTGGAAGCCATCCTAGAAAGCCTTGGAATTAATGTTGCAGCAAAAAACAAGACACAAcaaaatgatgatgatgaagaaatgttaaaagaatttgaagatGGAAGCCAGCTAATGGCTGTTAATTTTTATCCACCTTGTCCTAATCCTGATTTGACACTTGGAATGCCACCTCATTCTGATTATGGATTTCTAACTCTTCTACTCCAAGATGAAGTTGAATGTTTACAAGTGAAGTGCAATGATGATTGGGTCACTATTCAACCTATCCCTAATGCTTTTGTGGTCAATGTTGGTGACCACCTCGAG